A single region of the Cynocephalus volans isolate mCynVol1 chromosome 12, mCynVol1.pri, whole genome shotgun sequence genome encodes:
- the LOC134391823 gene encoding olfactory receptor 5D14-like, protein MRLQVQAEKHEADQSIFYLSSLLQYFLSCTAVVTESFLLAVMAYDHFVAICNPLLYTVAMPQTLCDLLVAWSYLWGMTGPLVLLCYALHLNFSGHNVINHFFCEYTALIAVSSSDVHIPHLLFFATFNEVSTPLVVLTSYIFIRMTVLKIHSASGRRKAFSTCASHVTSITIFHVTVLSLYCVPNSQNHHQSHAEPSVL, encoded by the coding sequence ATGAGGCTACAAGTTCAGGCTGAGAAGCATGAAGCAGATCAGAGCATCTTCTACTTGAGCTCCCTGTTGCAGTATTTCCTCTCCTGCACAGCTGTGGTGACCGAGTCCTTCCTGCTGgcagtgatggcctatgaccaCTTTGTGGCCATTTGTAATCCTCTGCTTTACACAGTGGCCATGCCACAGACTCTCTGTGACCTCCTGGTGGCTTGGTCATATCTTTGGGGTATGACAGGCCCCTTGGTACTCCTTTGCTATGCTCTCCATCTAAACTTTTCTGGACACAATGTGATCAACCACTTTTTCTGTGAGTACACCGCTCTCATCGCTGTGTCAAGCTCTGATGTTCACATCCCCCACCTGCTGTTTTTTGCCACCTTCAATGAGGTGAGTACACCGCTGGTCGTCCTCACGTCCTACATTTTCATTCGCATGACTGTACTAAAAATCCATTCTGCCAGCGGGCGTcgcaaagccttctccacctgtgcctcccacgTGACCTCCATCACCATCTTCCACGTGACTGTCCTTTCCCTTTACTGTGTGCCCAACTCCCAAAACCATCACCAATCTCACGCTGAACCCTCTGTTCTATAG